A region of the Ostrinia nubilalis chromosome 21, ilOstNubi1.1, whole genome shotgun sequence genome:
GAACacgacgctgttattctgcggtgACCATTTTTGGAGAGAGCTGGAAACAAACATGAGATgagacaatacacaaaaaacaaacaaaagagaaaaaacaaaataaaaaataaaatgaaataaaaaatttcAGTGGACACGCAATTCTACAGAGTGGTCGGTGGTTTGCCGACCACAATCGACCAGTACCCCATCATAACTCAACTCCTGCTGGACGTGTGGGGCACTCAGAACTTCATCCAGCACTGCGCTGGTGTTATACTGACTACGCGCCACGTGATATCCACTGCTCATTGCTTCCAGTTTAGCCCTAATACTGGTTTAaagtgagtaggtacctaccatagAAAATCACCGTTATTATTTTCCTCACCCGTATTTTTAAATCAGATAAAAGGACTTTATGTATTGTTTTGGTGAAAAAAAAATAGCGGACATCATAGGCAGAGACCACATAAAATCTTACAAATGAAAAAACGCACGAGCATGTAGCCCTACTGTCTACATTATTTACGTTGTCAATTTTAgctatctttatttatttagtacataaggcgaacttaatgctgTAAGGCATTTTCTGCCAGTTAACCTTGGggctaaaaaatattttgcttacCTATCTAAATAATTAGTGGTAACTTACTTTTGAAAATGAGACGTTTTACAAGATTTAATAACTtctggtttatttttattacagctACAGTCAACCCAAGTACTGGAAAATACGTGTGGGGTCCTCATACCGCACGAGAGGAGGTTCTCTGTACAACCTGAAGACAATCATTCCTCACGAGGCTTTCGATAAAAATTTCTACACCAACGATATTGCAGTGCTGGTGTTGTCTAAgcagataaaattaaattcaaatgttAAACAGAGCACGATAATAAGACCTAACGTGGAAGTCAAACCTTATTCGCTCTGCACTTTAGTGGGGTGGGGAACTGAAGAGGTATGTGTTTTAAGTTGTATGTATTAGATGAATTATTTATGTCACCTTTAATCTTGCTTAGCTTTTTTACTAAATACATTAGGCCCGTAAAACGACCATcaatctaattaaaaaaaaaacttgctcAGTGGATTGAACCCGCGACCTTTCGTTTGCCGGGTGAccaatacttttattttacGAAACTGTATTTTTGAAGGGGCCCACCTACAACGTAAACTGGTGTATTTTAAAGTGGTTTTATTTCAGGTTGGTGGACCGCAACCTAACCAACTGCACCATACTGCAATACTGACGGTAGATCAAACCGTTTGCAGAGATCGTTATAGTACAATCAATGCAGTCATAGCCGACAGCATGATGTGCGCTGGACGTCTCGACGTAGGCGGTATCGACGGATGCTTTGGTGATTCGGGAGGACCTCTCATATACCGAGGAATAGTCGTGGGCCTTGTATCTTTTGGGTACTCCTGTGGAGACCCTTACTTCCCCGGTGTCTACACAAAACTATCAAAATATACCAATTGGATTGTAAAAACTGTTGCGGCTAATAAAACTTAAGTTTTATTTcgtaatttcatttaaataatctTACACAAATAATAACAGTAACGGTAACgttatttgatttaattttaataatatggcAACATTTTCTTTCACTGACATTCATTCGTTCACTATATTTCATTGGCtgatcattcattcattcactcacttgtcaaatatttatttgaggGTTCCTTTGGAGAATATCgatttttttgagaaaatttCTAGATTATTTGCAATTAGTTTTTCATATTACAGTGAAATTATAAACGTATAATGGGCAAAAAGGGTGTTGTTGCTTTCATTAAGGACTTTTACTACGATCCCTTCAAATGGTAAGTGAACATAACCTCTGAAGGAGAATGTGGTTTAATTCTTTCTTAACGTTATGTTTCGtcagaaataaataaagtatagCGTGCCGATGAAAAGCAAGCTGACTCATAGTTGAAAACAAAACTTCACACCCAAATTAAATGCATAGTTTACGTGCACATAATTTCTTTGAATCAAAGTATCACCTTCATCAGTACCTaaaaaattatagctttattttTCTCCATGATATATTCAGTGTTAGTCATAAAAATCAGCAATAAATCACAATCGTATAACTTGAATTCATTCCATATTAATTGTTACAATCCTAATCATTATTAGTTTACGTTTTGACTTATTATCACTGAAACGCTTATTCTAATTATAGTTTTATGACTTTGTAAccatttcaaataaaatgcGTAAAGTAATATGCAGTGATAAGAACGTTTTGTTTGTGTTATCACATGTAGTAGGTAATcgttgttatttaaaattgaCCTTTGTTAATCTTTCAGGTCAGTCGTGAAAAGCGTGGGATTCTTCACAGTCGGAGTTGTGATCGCTAGCGAGTGCACAGGCCTGGAATTAATGCCCGCAGTACCTCAATAAATACGTTAAAACTTACTTTAAGCTAAACAAGATGTTAAATTATTTACTATTAGTTCTTTACGCGGGCGTTGTGCTTAGTGATGTGGAGAAACAACCaaattttgttgttattctcaCCGACGACCAAGATGTCGTTTTGGGTGGTATGGTTAGTAATCACAACATAATGTTAAGTGACGAATAAATAGATTAGAGAGaaaaatgaagttttatttaatttcagacCCCAATGAAGAATGTGCACCAGTTTATTGCGAAAGAAGGAGTAACATTTACAAATTCTGTAAGTAAATGAGGTTTTTGTTActcaatttacaataatttcttaaaatatatttgtggaAAACCTACCTAAAACATGTTAGCTTATAATTTTTGTTGATACAACTGATAGTTATTTCACCAACTTAATGAAATTTTTTGGTATTGTAATGTTTGAGTTGATGataaattattatgagttaGACAGAAATTAAAAAGGtctatatgtataatattaagCAATTTCTTATAAGAATAGGCCCTCAAGTCATTATAAAatgtgatgattttttttcataagtgccaccagtggtcaaaattgaataaaataattttgatttttgccacATACACATCGCCTCTTGTTACCTTTACTAAGTTATTTGAAAACTATCTGCAGTACGTAACGTCTCCCATATGCTGCCCGAGCCGTGCCAGTCTCCTCACTGGTCTCTACATCCACAACCACCACACCCATAACAACAGCCTCCACGGTAACTGCTACGGACAGGAATGGAGGGAGAATGAGCACAGAGTGTTTGCTAATGCTCTCCAGGACTCAGGGTATAATACTTTCTATGCGGGCAAATATATGAATCAGGTGAGTTATAAATTATTGTCAAATTAAGATTTGAAGGTTTAATATCTGGTTCAATTCCATACTATTTTGCAATGCCTGATGATTAGCACATATTGCTCATTAGCTTTTTTTCGGTGCACTTCCGGTAGGTACTTATGTGGCCTGTACAAACACAAGTTGAACAGATGATGATCTCTAAAGGTAAAaccaggaaagcgctggatgcaggctatTACCAACcgaccaatctggaaatcattgaggggtctatgttcagtagtgaagtagtggacatcctgtatgtgactgaaataat
Encoded here:
- the LOC135082010 gene encoding trypsin, alkaline A-like produces the protein MTSGFVLVCFGIVFLNGVDTQFYRVVGGLPTTIDQYPIITQLLLDVWGTQNFIQHCAGVILTTRHVISTAHCFQFSPNTGLNYSQPKYWKIRVGSSYRTRGGSLYNLKTIIPHEAFDKNFYTNDIAVLVLSKQIKLNSNVKQSTIIRPNVEVKPYSLCTLVGWGTEEVGGPQPNQLHHTAILTVDQTVCRDRYSTINAVIADSMMCAGRLDVGGIDGCFGDSGGPLIYRGIVVGLVSFGYSCGDPYFPGVYTKLSKYTNWIVKTVAANKT